Proteins encoded by one window of Haematobia irritans isolate KBUSLIRL chromosome 2, ASM5000362v1, whole genome shotgun sequence:
- the LOC142225023 gene encoding enhancer of split m4 protein-like — protein MDITISNKKVSYSIGKMVKQLFKLKNQSNQKINSMESLENESNASLEVDYLSMESYENDINEHLSAKQCFYDEDNNTVPVHYIRTTEGTCFWTSSANQISCLQDRWAQA, from the coding sequence ATGGATATCACAATCAGTAACAAGAAAGTCTCCTACAGTATTGGAAAGATGGTTAAACAGCTCTTTAAACTAAAAAATCAATCCAACCAAAAGATCAACTCAATGGAATCATTGGAGAATGAAAGCAATGCCAGTCTGGAAGTGGACTACCTATCAATGGAGTCCTATGAAAATGATATCAATGAACATCTCTCAGCTAAGCAATGTTTCTATGATGAGGACAATAACACAGTACCCGTTCACTACATTCGCACCACAGAGGGAACATGTTTTTGGACTTCTTCTGCCAATCAAATATCCTGCTTACAAGATCGTTGGGCTCAGGCCTAA
- the LOC142225024 gene encoding enhancer of split m4 protein-like — protein sequence MDTTIANKKVSYSIRKMVKLLLKLQKRHNKKTDSMESLENESKASLEEKHVAMETYENDINERLFAKQSYYDEDISTINSVPVHYLCTTQGTFFWTTTAKQIPCLQDRWAQA from the coding sequence ATGGATACCACCATCGCCAATAAGAAAGTCTCCTACAGCATCAGAAAGATGGTTAAGCTACTTTTAAAACTACAAAAGCGACATAACAAGAAGACCGATTCAATGGAATCATTGGAAAATGAAAGCAAAGCCAGTCTTGAGGAGAAGCACGTCGCAATGGAGACTTATGAAAATGACATCAATGAACGTCTTTTCGCTAAGCAATCTTACTATGATGAGGACATCAGCACCATTAATTCAGTACCAGTTCACTACCTTTGCACTACACAGGGAACCTTTTTCTGGACCACTACTGCTAAACAAATACCCTGCTTACAAGATCGTTGGGCTCAAGCCTAA